A portion of the Streptomyces sp. YPW6 genome contains these proteins:
- a CDS encoding DUF2064 domain-containing protein, which translates to MSAYGPVGPTELLVIAKEPVAGRVKTRLCPPFSPAEAAELATAALADTLETLLSLPARRRVLVLDGRPGPWAPPGFEVVPQSAGGLDERLAAAFGGCTGPALLVGMDTPQLTASLLAPALAPDAWDGCGAWFGPAEDGGFWALGLAKPDPALLRGVPMSLPETGAVQRNRLVEAGLAVRDLPVLVDVDTAADAHRVGSAAPDGRFAAVLGRLTGAGVR; encoded by the coding sequence ATGAGCGCATACGGGCCCGTGGGGCCGACGGAGCTGCTGGTGATCGCGAAGGAGCCGGTGGCCGGCCGGGTGAAGACCCGGCTCTGCCCGCCCTTCTCCCCCGCCGAGGCCGCCGAGCTGGCGACCGCGGCCCTCGCCGACACGCTGGAGACGCTTCTCTCCCTTCCCGCCCGGCGACGGGTGCTCGTCCTCGACGGGCGGCCCGGCCCCTGGGCGCCCCCGGGGTTCGAGGTGGTCCCGCAGAGCGCGGGCGGTCTGGACGAGCGGCTCGCGGCGGCCTTCGGCGGGTGTACCGGACCGGCTCTTCTCGTCGGCATGGACACCCCGCAGCTCACCGCCTCTCTGCTCGCCCCGGCTCTCGCGCCGGACGCCTGGGACGGCTGCGGGGCCTGGTTCGGTCCGGCCGAGGACGGCGGGTTCTGGGCCCTGGGCCTGGCGAAGCCCGATCCGGCGCTGCTGCGCGGGGTGCCGATGTCCCTCCCGGAGACCGGCGCGGTGCAGCGGAACAGGCTGGTGGAGGCGGGGCTCGCCGTGCGCGATCTGCCGGTGCTGGTCGACGTGGACACGGCGGCCGACGCCCACCGGGTCGGGTCGGCCGCGCCGGACGGCCGGTTCGCCGCCGTGCTCGGCCGGCTGACCGGGGCGGGGGTGCGATGA
- a CDS encoding glycosyltransferase family 2 protein: MRVTDSSATPPRPPAPQPGLPKADIVLPCLDEAAALPWVLGRIPDGWRAIVVDNGSTDGSAALARSLGASVVTEERRGFGAACHAGLLAAEAEFVCFCDCDGSLDPALLTGFVRRVADGECDLLLGRRRPETRGAWPPHARAGNLALARMLRRRTGLRLHDLGPLRAARRADLLALDLTDRRSGYPLQMVVRASDAGLRVAETDVPYRPRTGKSKVTGTWRGTWHAVRDMRGVLREPPATPAPGRVEHAETGALR; encoded by the coding sequence ATGAGGGTGACTGATTCTTCCGCCACTCCTCCGCGTCCCCCCGCCCCGCAGCCCGGCCTCCCGAAGGCCGACATCGTCCTGCCCTGCCTCGACGAGGCCGCCGCTCTGCCCTGGGTGCTCGGCCGCATCCCCGACGGCTGGCGCGCGATCGTGGTCGACAACGGGTCGACCGACGGTTCGGCCGCACTCGCCCGGTCCCTCGGCGCGAGCGTCGTCACGGAGGAACGCCGGGGCTTCGGCGCGGCCTGCCACGCCGGGCTGCTCGCCGCCGAGGCCGAGTTCGTCTGCTTCTGCGACTGCGACGGCTCGCTGGACCCGGCGCTGCTGACCGGGTTCGTCCGGCGCGTCGCGGACGGCGAGTGCGATCTGCTGCTCGGCCGCCGACGCCCCGAGACCCGGGGCGCCTGGCCGCCGCACGCGCGCGCCGGGAATCTGGCGCTGGCCCGGATGCTGCGCCGCCGTACCGGTCTGCGCCTGCACGACCTCGGCCCGCTGCGAGCGGCCCGCCGCGCCGATCTGCTGGCTCTGGACCTCACCGACCGGCGCAGCGGCTACCCGCTCCAGATGGTGGTCCGGGCCTCGGACGCCGGGCTGCGCGTCGCCGAGACCGACGTCCCCTACCGGCCGCGCACCGGGAAGTCCAAGGTGACCGGCACCTGGCGCGGGACCTGGCACGCGGTGCGCGACATGCGGGGCGTCCTGCGCGAACCACCGGCAACCCCTGCGCCCGGCCGCGTCGAGCACGCCGAGACGGGGGCCCTGCGATGA
- a CDS encoding bifunctional 2-polyprenyl-6-hydroxyphenol methylase/3-demethylubiquinol 3-O-methyltransferase UbiG, with protein MSTTVPSSERTASARSDSPATASGPTERRSASWGADPYANALRTGRGPLFLRRSDGWLLPLDVERWCSGAGSADLSALHRCEGPVLDIGCGPGRLVAELTSLGHRALGIDVSEAAVARTRGLGGAALLRSVFDPLPGEGRWGTLLLLDGNIGIGGDPAALLARAADLLGAGGLLIAETAPVDVDERVRVRLDDGRGGPLGEPSPAAVCGAASEPFPWARIGTPALLRHARACGWQTADQWGAEGRTFVSLRRPVRERSARTSSQSAESANSAPVISSQLPK; from the coding sequence ATGAGTACGACCGTACCCTCGTCCGAGCGCACGGCGTCGGCCCGCTCCGACTCCCCCGCGACCGCTTCGGGCCCGACCGAGCGGCGCTCCGCATCCTGGGGCGCCGACCCGTACGCCAACGCCCTGCGCACCGGCCGGGGCCCGCTGTTCCTGCGCCGCAGCGACGGCTGGCTGCTGCCCCTGGACGTGGAGCGCTGGTGCTCCGGCGCGGGCTCCGCCGACCTCTCCGCACTGCACCGGTGCGAGGGGCCGGTGCTGGACATCGGCTGCGGGCCGGGGCGGCTGGTCGCCGAGCTGACCTCGCTCGGGCACCGGGCGCTGGGCATCGACGTCAGCGAGGCGGCGGTGGCCCGTACGCGCGGGCTCGGCGGTGCGGCCCTGCTGCGCAGCGTCTTCGACCCGCTGCCCGGGGAAGGCCGTTGGGGCACCCTGCTGCTGCTCGACGGCAACATCGGCATCGGCGGCGACCCCGCCGCGCTGCTGGCGCGGGCGGCGGATCTGCTCGGCGCCGGGGGGCTGCTGATCGCCGAGACCGCCCCCGTCGACGTGGACGAACGGGTCCGCGTCCGGCTCGACGACGGCCGGGGCGGGCCGCTCGGCGAACCCTCGCCCGCCGCCGTGTGCGGGGCCGCCTCCGAGCCCTTCCCCTGGGCGCGGATCGGGACGCCCGCCCTGCTGCGGCACGCCCGCGCGTGCGGCTGGCAGACCGCCGATCAGTGGGGCGCGGAGGGGCGGACGTTCGTGTCCCTGCGCCGCCCGGTGCGGGAGCGGAGCGCCCGGACCAGCAGCCAGAGCGCGGAGAGCGCGAACAGCGCACCGGTGATCAGCAGCCAGTTGCCGAAGTAG
- a CDS encoding response regulator transcription factor: METTPSDSCPAPVPQRARGRVLVVEDDPTVAEVVVGYLHRAGYAVEQADDGPAALARFAAHRPDLVVLDLMLPAMDGFEVCRRMREHGPVPVIMLTARGDEEDRILGLETGADDYVTKPFSPRELVLRVDSVLRRARAAGPAADAGPLSGGGLSLDPASRQASRDGRALALTLREFDLLAFLLRHPGKAFGREELMREVWGWDFGDLSTVTVHVRRLRGKVEDDPARPRLIRTVWGVGYRLDLDAESAGDRTSGGGTGDPAALPAAPQPGGRPR, encoded by the coding sequence ATGGAGACCACCCCGTCCGACAGCTGTCCGGCCCCCGTCCCCCAGCGGGCGCGCGGCCGGGTCCTCGTCGTCGAGGACGACCCGACCGTCGCGGAGGTCGTCGTCGGCTATCTGCATCGCGCCGGTTACGCCGTCGAGCAGGCCGACGACGGGCCCGCCGCGCTGGCACGGTTCGCGGCACACCGGCCCGACCTCGTCGTCCTGGACCTGATGCTCCCCGCCATGGACGGGTTCGAGGTCTGCCGCCGGATGCGTGAGCACGGGCCGGTCCCCGTCATCATGCTCACCGCCCGCGGAGACGAGGAGGACCGCATCCTCGGGCTGGAGACCGGCGCCGACGACTACGTCACCAAGCCGTTCAGCCCGCGCGAACTGGTCCTGCGGGTCGACTCCGTACTGCGGCGCGCCCGGGCCGCGGGACCGGCGGCCGACGCCGGTCCGCTGTCCGGGGGCGGGCTGAGTCTCGATCCGGCGTCCCGGCAGGCCTCCCGGGACGGGCGCGCGCTGGCCCTGACACTGCGGGAGTTCGACCTGCTCGCCTTTCTCCTCCGGCACCCCGGAAAGGCGTTCGGACGGGAGGAGCTGATGCGTGAGGTCTGGGGCTGGGACTTCGGCGACCTCTCCACGGTCACCGTCCACGTCCGCCGGCTCCGCGGCAAGGTCGAGGACGACCCGGCGCGCCCCCGGCTGATCCGTACCGTGTGGGGTGTGGGATACCGCCTGGACCTGGACGCGGAGAGCGCGGGGGACCGGACGAGCGGCGGGGGGACCGGCGACCCGGCCGCTCTGCCCGCGGCGCC